The following proteins are encoded in a genomic region of Thermococcus zilligii AN1:
- a CDS encoding hypothetical protein (functions along with aFIB and aL7a; guides 2'-O-methylation of ribose to specific sites in RNAs), with the protein MKAYIGENVRGIHAFDESGKSISSRPFSGKPEESLDRLLNGEPSDELLALLDELKEKGYDEFIVEDAELSRNLKDLGYNATAELPNLAGEKLRSSPEEFLGEDWFSEYYNVGIALTRLRIQEQSGARDKMIIQAIEALDDIDKVTNLLVSRLREWYGLHFPELDEILPKHEQYVAFVKEIGPRENATKEKLEKLGFPEGKIESILSAAEKSMGAPLGKFDSEIIRKLASEINDLYKLRDQVEDYLETAMDEVAPNLKALVGAKLAARLMSIAGGLKELAMMPASTIQVLGAEKALFRHLRSGAKPPKHGVIFQYPAINRSPWWQRGKIARALAGKLAIAARVDYFSGEYIGEELNKELEQRIQEIKEKYPNPPKKKAKPEKKDKEKFKGKMFKGGKHEKGRELEKKGKDGGDRKFMKKKHKGEKR; encoded by the coding sequence ATGAAAGCTTACATAGGAGAAAACGTTAGGGGCATTCACGCCTTTGACGAAAGCGGAAAGTCCATCTCAAGCAGGCCCTTCAGCGGGAAGCCAGAGGAGAGCCTGGACAGGCTCCTAAACGGCGAGCCGAGTGACGAACTTCTCGCACTTCTCGATGAGCTGAAGGAAAAAGGCTACGACGAGTTCATCGTTGAGGACGCCGAGCTCAGCAGAAACCTGAAGGATCTCGGCTACAACGCTACCGCCGAGCTCCCCAATTTAGCCGGTGAAAAGCTCCGCTCGAGTCCGGAGGAGTTCCTCGGGGAGGACTGGTTCAGCGAGTACTATAACGTCGGCATAGCCTTAACGAGGCTCCGCATACAGGAGCAGAGCGGGGCAAGGGACAAGATGATAATCCAGGCCATTGAGGCCCTGGACGACATCGACAAGGTCACGAACCTGCTCGTTTCAAGGTTAAGGGAATGGTACGGCCTCCACTTCCCGGAGCTGGACGAGATCCTGCCGAAGCACGAGCAGTACGTTGCCTTCGTCAAGGAGATAGGCCCGAGGGAAAATGCCACGAAAGAAAAGCTGGAAAAGCTGGGCTTCCCCGAGGGAAAAATCGAGAGTATACTCAGCGCGGCAGAGAAGTCAATGGGCGCTCCCCTCGGAAAGTTCGACAGCGAAATCATAAGGAAGCTCGCGAGCGAGATAAACGACCTCTACAAGCTGAGGGACCAGGTGGAGGACTACCTCGAGACAGCGATGGACGAAGTCGCTCCAAACCTCAAGGCTTTGGTCGGTGCCAAGCTCGCGGCGAGGCTCATGAGCATTGCCGGCGGGCTTAAAGAGCTGGCCATGATGCCTGCCTCAACGATACAGGTTCTTGGAGCTGAGAAGGCCCTCTTCAGGCACCTCAGGAGCGGGGCAAAGCCGCCCAAGCATGGGGTTATCTTCCAGTACCCAGCGATAAACCGCTCGCCCTGGTGGCAGAGGGGCAAGATAGCGAGGGCCTTAGCTGGGAAGCTGGCCATTGCAGCGAGGGTTGACTACTTCTCGGGCGAATACATAGGCGAGGAACTCAACAAGGAGCTCGAGCAGAGGATACAGGAGATTAAAGAGAAGTACCCGAACCCGCCGAAGAAGAAGGCCAAGCCCGAGAAGAAGGACAAGGAGAAGTTCAAGGGCAAGATGTTCAAGGGTGGGAAGCACGAAAAGGGCAGGGAGTTAGAGAAGAAGGGGAAGGATGGCGGGGACAGGAAGTTCATGAAAAAGAAACACAAGGGCGAGAAGAGGTGA
- the lonB gene encoding ATP-dependent protease LonB produces the protein MEDERAVTSSQSGESLDLGLEFSTTEEIKVPEKLIDQVIGQEHAVEVIKTAAGQKRHVLLIGEPGTGKSMLGQAMAELLPTENLEDILVFPNPEDENMPRIKTVPACQGRRIVEHYREKARSQENIKSYLLMAVVFMVMMAILIDYSTTNFLMGLFVIILTMMVLSNMRMRTSVLVPKLLVDNCGRTKAPFVDATGAHAGALLGDVRHDPFQCFSGKESVIVREDGKIKALKLEDFVEEALKTPSGEGMDGEIKVIYHDFRDKNVEILTKEGFTKLLYANKRLGRQKLRRVVNLERDYWFALTPEHKVYTAGGLKEAGDITVKDGPIRVPVNVLDEFAIARTYDGEEKLRGYPNRLGKGATPKSLKMIEELKAPNLLPLTSEDERLEKAALLLGALFRGGNIDGNLRTLSFASSEREAVERFAETLKELFGEFNYEIKENRRAGGSILFRTRDRRIISFFVALGGPVGKEIKPELPWWIRLKPSLFLAFFDGLYSGDGSVFFTREGTKFNGTLEVARPTDEPEKELPFFQELAWYLGIFGIEAEVRVDKATEEHRVGLVLSQSVDSLLNLLEFVPMTLSPTRRAKLLEDVKKALEEAGGGAERLEKILKGERRAFIETWEEVEVTYNLTTEEGNLLANGLFVKNSGGLGTPAHERVEPGMIHRAHKGVLFIDEIATLSLKMQQSLLTAMQEKKFPITGQSELSSGAMVRTEPVPCDFILVAAGNLDTVDKMHPALRSRIRGYGYEVYMRTTMPDTPENRRKLVQFVAQEVKRDGKIPHFTRDAVEEIVREAQKRAGRKGHLTLRLRDLGGIVRAAGDIAIKKGKKYVDREDVLEAMKIAKPLEKQLADWYIENKKEYQVIKTEGGEIGRVNGLAVIGEQSGIVLPIEAVVAPAASKEEGKIIVTGKLGEIAKEAVQNVSAIIKRYKGEDISQYDIHVQFLQTYEGVEGDSASISVATAVISALEEIPIRQDVAMTGSLSVRGEVLPIGGATPKIEAAIEAGIKTVIIPKSNEKDVFLSPDRAAKIRIMPVETIDEVLEIALADSPKKEELLRKIRESLPLKKA, from the coding sequence ATGGAGGATGAGAGAGCCGTCACCTCCAGTCAGAGCGGTGAGAGCCTGGATTTAGGTCTCGAGTTTTCAACGACGGAGGAGATAAAAGTACCCGAAAAGCTCATCGATCAGGTCATTGGCCAGGAGCATGCCGTTGAGGTCATAAAGACCGCCGCCGGTCAGAAGAGGCACGTACTCCTCATAGGCGAGCCAGGAACAGGGAAGTCCATGCTCGGGCAAGCCATGGCTGAGCTATTGCCAACGGAGAACCTGGAGGATATCCTCGTCTTCCCGAACCCTGAAGACGAGAACATGCCGAGGATAAAGACCGTTCCCGCCTGCCAGGGGAGGAGAATAGTCGAGCACTACCGCGAGAAGGCCAGAAGCCAGGAGAACATAAAGTCCTACCTTCTAATGGCCGTAGTTTTCATGGTCATGATGGCGATTCTCATAGACTACAGCACCACGAACTTCCTGATGGGCCTCTTCGTAATAATCCTCACCATGATGGTTCTCTCCAACATGAGGATGAGGACCAGCGTCCTCGTTCCCAAGCTCCTCGTTGATAACTGCGGAAGGACAAAAGCCCCCTTCGTCGATGCAACCGGGGCACACGCCGGAGCCCTGCTCGGAGATGTGAGGCACGACCCGTTTCAGTGCTTTAGCGGAAAAGAGAGTGTCATCGTCAGGGAAGACGGCAAAATAAAGGCCCTCAAGCTCGAAGACTTCGTGGAGGAGGCCCTAAAAACCCCCTCCGGCGAGGGAATGGACGGGGAAATTAAGGTCATTTACCATGACTTCAGGGACAAAAACGTCGAGATCCTCACTAAGGAAGGCTTTACGAAGCTCCTCTACGCCAACAAGAGGCTCGGAAGGCAGAAGTTGAGGCGCGTGGTGAACCTGGAGAGGGACTACTGGTTCGCGCTGACACCGGAGCACAAGGTTTACACAGCTGGGGGCCTCAAAGAGGCCGGCGATATAACAGTAAAAGACGGGCCCATCAGGGTTCCGGTTAATGTTCTCGACGAGTTCGCGATAGCGAGAACCTACGACGGGGAGGAAAAGCTCAGGGGGTACCCCAACCGGTTGGGGAAGGGGGCAACGCCGAAGTCTCTGAAGATGATCGAAGAACTTAAAGCCCCCAACCTGCTCCCGCTCACGAGCGAGGATGAGAGGCTTGAGAAGGCCGCACTCCTCCTCGGCGCCCTGTTTAGGGGCGGCAACATAGACGGGAACCTCAGAACTTTAAGCTTCGCCTCCAGCGAAAGGGAAGCGGTTGAAAGGTTCGCCGAAACACTCAAAGAGCTCTTCGGCGAGTTCAACTACGAAATCAAAGAAAACCGGAGGGCAGGGGGGAGCATACTCTTCCGGACCCGGGACAGGAGGATAATCAGTTTCTTCGTGGCTTTAGGGGGCCCCGTCGGAAAAGAGATAAAGCCGGAACTCCCGTGGTGGATCCGGCTCAAGCCCTCGCTATTCTTAGCCTTCTTCGACGGCCTTTACAGCGGGGACGGTAGCGTGTTCTTCACCCGGGAGGGCACAAAGTTCAACGGAACCCTTGAGGTTGCCCGGCCGACGGATGAACCCGAAAAGGAGCTGCCCTTCTTCCAGGAGCTCGCATGGTACCTCGGCATCTTCGGCATCGAGGCAGAGGTCAGGGTTGATAAAGCTACCGAGGAGCACAGAGTCGGATTAGTCCTTTCCCAATCGGTAGACAGCCTCTTGAACCTCCTCGAATTTGTGCCCATGACTCTCTCGCCGACAAGGAGGGCAAAACTCCTTGAGGATGTCAAGAAGGCCCTCGAGGAAGCGGGAGGGGGAGCAGAGAGGCTCGAGAAGATACTAAAAGGCGAGAGAAGGGCCTTCATAGAGACCTGGGAAGAAGTTGAGGTAACCTACAACCTCACCACAGAGGAGGGCAACCTGCTCGCCAACGGCCTCTTCGTCAAGAACTCGGGCGGGCTCGGCACGCCAGCCCATGAGCGCGTTGAGCCCGGAATGATCCACCGCGCCCACAAGGGCGTCCTCTTCATAGACGAGATTGCAACGCTAAGCCTGAAGATGCAGCAGAGCCTTCTCACGGCCATGCAGGAGAAGAAGTTCCCGATAACCGGCCAGAGCGAGCTCTCAAGCGGTGCGATGGTGAGAACGGAGCCAGTGCCCTGTGATTTCATACTTGTAGCCGCCGGAAACCTGGATACGGTTGATAAGATGCATCCCGCTTTGCGCTCCCGCATCAGGGGCTACGGTTACGAGGTCTACATGAGAACGACAATGCCGGACACCCCAGAAAACAGGAGAAAGCTCGTCCAGTTCGTAGCTCAGGAGGTAAAGCGCGATGGCAAAATCCCCCACTTCACCCGCGATGCAGTCGAGGAGATAGTTAGAGAGGCCCAGAAGAGGGCAGGAAGGAAGGGCCACCTCACGCTCCGCCTCAGGGATCTCGGCGGAATAGTAAGGGCCGCTGGAGACATAGCCATCAAGAAGGGTAAAAAGTACGTTGACAGGGAAGACGTGCTGGAGGCAATGAAAATAGCCAAACCCCTTGAAAAGCAGCTCGCCGACTGGTACATAGAGAACAAGAAGGAGTATCAGGTCATAAAGACCGAAGGCGGCGAGATCGGTAGGGTCAACGGTCTGGCCGTGATAGGGGAGCAGAGCGGCATAGTGCTTCCGATTGAAGCCGTCGTTGCCCCCGCCGCCAGCAAGGAAGAGGGGAAGATAATCGTCACCGGAAAGCTGGGCGAGATAGCCAAGGAGGCCGTGCAGAACGTTTCGGCAATAATCAAGCGCTACAAGGGGGAGGACATAAGCCAGTACGACATCCACGTCCAGTTCCTCCAGACCTACGAGGGGGTTGAGGGCGATTCAGCCAGCATAAGCGTTGCCACAGCCGTCATCTCTGCCCTGGAGGAGATACCGATAAGACAGGACGTGGCCATGACGGGCTCCCTCAGCGTCCGCGGCGAGGTTCTGCCAATAGGCGGTGCCACACCCAAGATCGAAGCGGCCATCGAAGCGGGCATAAAGACGGTCATAATACCGAAATCCAACGAGAAGGACGTCTTCCTCAGCCCGGACAGGGCGGCGAAAATAAGGATAATGCCCGTGGAGACCATTGACGAGGTACTCGAGATAGCGCTCGCGGACTCGCCCAAGAAGGAGGAACTCCTGAGGAAGATCAGGGAGAGCCTTCCGCTGAAGAAGGCCTGA
- a CDS encoding DUF92 domain-containing protein yields the protein MQDAVHPLITGILISLLGIAAYKSRALDGRGALLSAVLGIVVIHLGGIYTFLALLIFLVLGVLATRHRFEEKVRLGFSSRSEKTRGVGNVLGNGLAALLFLVVEAITRQDIFWAATFSAIATVNGDTLASELGKVYGKRPRLITNFKPVTPGTNGGVSLAGEVFALLGSLVIAPFALPLTSHRLPMVVAITLGGFIGVNLDSLIGATLENRGITDNNSTNFLASLLGGITGAGLFYLIA from the coding sequence ATGCAAGACGCAGTTCACCCGCTCATCACCGGGATTTTGATATCCCTGCTCGGGATCGCCGCCTATAAGTCCCGGGCCCTCGACGGCAGGGGAGCCCTGCTCTCGGCAGTCCTCGGTATAGTGGTTATCCATCTAGGCGGGATTTACACGTTCCTGGCACTGTTAATATTCCTGGTTCTCGGTGTCCTGGCCACCAGGCACCGCTTTGAGGAGAAAGTCCGGCTCGGCTTTTCATCCAGGAGCGAAAAAACGAGAGGTGTGGGGAACGTTTTGGGAAACGGGCTTGCCGCTCTCCTTTTCCTGGTGGTTGAGGCTATAACACGGCAGGACATCTTCTGGGCAGCAACTTTCTCGGCCATAGCGACAGTCAACGGTGACACCCTTGCCAGCGAGCTGGGGAAAGTCTACGGGAAGAGGCCAAGGCTTATAACGAACTTTAAGCCAGTCACACCCGGTACAAACGGGGGGGTCTCCTTAGCGGGCGAGGTATTCGCGCTACTTGGATCCCTGGTGATAGCGCCCTTTGCCCTTCCCCTCACCTCCCACAGGCTTCCCATGGTAGTGGCCATAACACTCGGGGGGTTTATTGGCGTCAACCTCGACAGTTTAATAGGCGCAACCCTGGAGAACAGGGGGATAACGGACAATAACTCTACGAACTTCCTGGCTTCCCTCCTCGGCGGTATAACAGGTGCCGGCCTCTTTTATCTAATAGCGTGA
- a CDS encoding Lrp/AsnC family transcriptional regulator, whose protein sequence is MKGRAKIDPIDLRIIELLSKDARMTYKELAEALGTTRQRISRRMEKLERMGVIQKYTVVPNFDLLGYSYVLLGITLKAGVNIDEAIGKLKEIKHVTIIQKALGTHNLVVHVVAPKDMKEIQAIIEEISKAVPGIEHMDVTFITETCKYELF, encoded by the coding sequence ATGAAGGGTAGGGCTAAAATTGACCCAATAGACCTCAGGATAATCGAGCTCCTGTCCAAGGACGCGAGGATGACTTACAAAGAGCTTGCGGAAGCTCTCGGGACGACCCGGCAGAGGATCTCACGCAGGATGGAAAAACTCGAGCGCATGGGCGTTATCCAGAAGTACACGGTGGTTCCGAACTTTGACCTCCTGGGCTACTCTTACGTACTGCTCGGCATAACCCTGAAAGCAGGGGTTAACATCGACGAGGCCATAGGGAAGCTGAAGGAGATCAAACACGTAACGATAATACAGAAGGCCCTCGGAACTCACAACCTTGTTGTGCACGTGGTCGCCCCCAAGGACATGAAGGAGATACAGGCCATAATAGAGGAGATATCAAAAGCCGTGCCTGGCATAGAGCACATGGACGTTACTTTCATCACAGAGACCTGCAAATACGAGCTTTTCTGA
- a CDS encoding thiolase domain-containing protein → MEKPVIIGVGMVPVGEHWRVSLRDMAVEALLNAMDDAGIEGVDSLYVGNMASGSFIEQENLGALIADWAGLGNIPAIKVEAACGSGGAAVQEGAKAVMSGLEDVVAVVGVEKMTDAWPSDATRYLAYAADAEWELFHGASFVALNALVMRLYMKEYGYAEEDFALFALNAHRNGAKNPYAMFKKEIKLDTVLKSPYVADPIKLFDAAPMCDGAAAVIITSKEKAKELGVPKEKWVELAGFWRATDTINLANRKDFLTLTAAKVAAEKAYRMAGVTARDIDFFEVHDAFTIMAALSLEALGVAEKGKGVMLAKEGQIAIDGDYPIQTMGGLKARGHPVGATGVYQTVEAALQLRGEAPEGIQVPGAEIGLTQNIGGTGSNITVTVLRRV, encoded by the coding sequence ATGGAGAAACCCGTCATTATTGGGGTTGGCATGGTTCCTGTCGGCGAGCACTGGAGGGTGTCACTGAGGGACATGGCCGTGGAGGCCCTGCTCAACGCAATGGACGATGCCGGGATAGAGGGGGTGGACTCCCTCTACGTCGGAAACATGGCCTCCGGTTCCTTCATAGAGCAGGAGAACCTTGGAGCTTTAATAGCGGACTGGGCTGGCTTGGGCAACATACCGGCCATTAAGGTTGAAGCGGCATGCGGTAGCGGGGGTGCGGCAGTTCAGGAGGGAGCGAAGGCGGTCATGTCGGGCCTTGAGGACGTTGTTGCGGTAGTCGGCGTCGAGAAGATGACCGACGCCTGGCCGAGCGACGCGACACGCTATTTAGCCTACGCCGCCGATGCCGAGTGGGAGCTCTTCCACGGGGCCAGCTTTGTGGCCTTGAACGCGCTCGTCATGAGGCTTTACATGAAGGAATACGGCTACGCTGAGGAGGATTTTGCCCTCTTCGCCCTCAACGCCCACAGGAACGGGGCTAAAAACCCGTACGCGATGTTCAAGAAGGAGATAAAGCTTGACACTGTTCTCAAGAGCCCCTACGTCGCCGACCCGATAAAGCTCTTTGATGCCGCACCGATGTGCGACGGTGCCGCGGCCGTCATAATAACCTCAAAGGAGAAGGCGAAGGAGCTCGGCGTTCCGAAGGAGAAATGGGTTGAATTAGCAGGCTTCTGGAGGGCCACGGACACCATCAACCTCGCCAACAGGAAGGACTTCCTGACTTTGACGGCGGCAAAAGTGGCCGCTGAAAAGGCCTACAGGATGGCGGGGGTCACTGCCAGGGACATAGACTTCTTCGAGGTTCACGACGCCTTCACGATAATGGCCGCTTTAAGCTTGGAAGCCCTCGGCGTTGCCGAGAAGGGTAAAGGTGTAATGCTCGCCAAGGAGGGCCAGATTGCCATAGACGGTGATTACCCGATCCAGACGATGGGTGGACTTAAGGCCAGAGGGCACCCCGTTGGGGCCACCGGCGTTTACCAGACGGTTGAGGCTGCTCTCCAGCTCCGCGGCGAGGCTCCGGAAGGGATACAGGTGCCCGGGGCTGAGATAGGCCTGACCCAGAACATAGGTGGAACCGGCTCGAACATAACGGTTACAGTCCTGAGGAGGGTCTGA
- a CDS encoding Zn-ribbon domain-containing OB-fold protein has translation MGKPMQVARHWRHFEEKYALIGGKCENGHLMFPHREVCPVCGSRNVEKYKFSGKGKVLSWTIVRNPPSGFEYYKPYPLALVQLEEGPVVMAQLTDVAPEEIDFGMEVEMVTRKVREFDEDGIILYAYKFRPVLKPQKE, from the coding sequence ATGGGGAAGCCGATGCAGGTTGCGAGGCACTGGAGGCACTTTGAAGAGAAATACGCCCTGATCGGGGGTAAGTGCGAGAACGGTCATCTGATGTTCCCGCACAGGGAGGTCTGCCCGGTCTGCGGTAGCAGGAACGTGGAGAAGTACAAGTTCAGCGGAAAGGGCAAGGTGCTGAGCTGGACAATAGTGAGGAACCCGCCGAGCGGCTTCGAGTATTACAAGCCGTATCCCCTCGCCCTGGTTCAGCTCGAGGAAGGGCCCGTCGTTATGGCCCAGCTCACGGATGTCGCGCCGGAGGAGATAGACTTCGGCATGGAGGTCGAGATGGTAACGAGGAAGGTCAGGGAGTTCGACGAGGACGGGATAATCCTCTACGCCTACAAGTTCAGGCCGGTTCTCAAGCCGCAAAAAGAGTGA
- a CDS encoding fibrillarin-like rRNA/tRNA 2'-O-methyltransferase translates to MKVKKHRFPGVYIVVEDDGSERIATKNLVPGQRVYGERAVKFEGDEYRIWNPNRSKLGAAILNGLENFPIKPGSTVLYLGIASGTTASHVSDIVGWEGKIFGVEFSPRVLRELVPIVEERRNIVPILGDATRPEGYRALVPKVDVIFEDVAQPTQAKILIDNARVYLKSGGYGMISVKSRSIDVTKEPEQVFKEVEKELSEYFEVVERLSLEPYEKDHALFVVRKP, encoded by the coding sequence ATGAAGGTTAAAAAGCACAGGTTCCCGGGCGTTTATATAGTCGTTGAGGACGACGGGAGCGAGAGGATAGCGACCAAGAACCTCGTTCCCGGGCAGAGGGTTTACGGTGAAAGGGCCGTCAAGTTCGAGGGGGACGAATACAGAATCTGGAACCCGAACAGGTCGAAGTTAGGTGCGGCAATTCTCAACGGGCTGGAGAACTTCCCGATTAAGCCCGGTTCAACAGTCCTCTACCTCGGAATAGCGAGCGGAACCACAGCTTCACACGTCAGCGACATAGTGGGCTGGGAAGGCAAAATCTTCGGTGTCGAGTTCTCGCCGAGGGTTCTGAGGGAGCTGGTTCCAATCGTCGAGGAAAGGAGGAACATCGTGCCGATACTCGGCGACGCCACCAGGCCCGAGGGCTACCGCGCGCTCGTTCCGAAGGTGGACGTCATCTTCGAGGACGTTGCCCAGCCGACCCAGGCGAAAATCCTCATAGACAACGCCAGGGTTTACCTGAAGAGCGGCGGCTACGGCATGATTTCGGTCAAGAGCAGGAGCATCGACGTGACAAAAGAGCCAGAGCAGGTCTTCAAGGAGGTTGAAAAGGAGCTCTCCGAATACTTCGAGGTCGTTGAGAGGCTTTCACTTGAGCCCTACGAGAAGGACCACGCGCTCTTCGTCGTGAGGAAGCCTTGA
- a CDS encoding GNAT family N-acetyltransferase, whose product MTEVRVEKLQEFNQEILERLVEIYMRGYEGLREYGGEGESYAKRYLRWCWGKAKDGFFVAKVGDEIAGFIVCDKDWYSKYEGRKVGAIHEFVVDRNFQGQGIGHRLMEKCLEYLGESTDRIELWVGEKNEGAMRFYEEYGFRKVGQSGIWVRMVKDVRKDDKGQGEI is encoded by the coding sequence ATGACCGAGGTAAGGGTGGAGAAGCTCCAAGAGTTCAACCAGGAGATCCTTGAGAGGCTGGTAGAGATTTACATGCGCGGCTACGAGGGACTGCGCGAGTACGGCGGAGAGGGCGAAAGCTACGCGAAGCGCTATCTCAGGTGGTGCTGGGGAAAGGCCAAGGACGGCTTCTTCGTGGCGAAGGTGGGGGATGAGATAGCGGGTTTCATCGTCTGCGACAAAGACTGGTACAGCAAGTACGAGGGACGAAAAGTCGGGGCCATCCACGAGTTCGTGGTGGACAGGAATTTCCAGGGACAGGGAATAGGGCACAGGTTAATGGAAAAATGCCTTGAGTACCTGGGCGAATCCACCGATAGGATAGAGCTCTGGGTCGGGGAGAAGAACGAAGGGGCTATGCGTTTCTACGAGGAGTACGGCTTCAGGAAAGTGGGCCAGAGCGGGATATGGGTGAGAATGGTTAAGGACGTGCGAAAGGATGATAAGGGCCAGGGAGAAATTTAG
- a CDS encoding SPOUT family RNA methylase: MGKKFIVKTQKGMESVAANYIKEALSDAEVWASPLGYSGLVLVESGDETALEKIEGIPEVERVIPVVAEVPAVLDEIVKTAELVAPMIGENETFAVRTTRRGKHDFSSIDVNRTLGARIQELTKADVDLSWPDKVVQVEIIGDKAYISVVPGEEFRKFTPDKIDARELFRKLTVVQMPYWGDYKACRSFGEKIGRAAQAFEVKELIIAPKEKVDAFELAEFIKGVRIGQESRHQIQREAYPWKVDKVPVSVWDLHQVVRDKKRDKRLLIITDPKGPTLAEVKDRLARDMFYAKEIVVFIGSREGIPRGLFRFADYVVDLAPYMTFATEHGIPAALVSLWEVYEEYLRGREKGE, encoded by the coding sequence ATGGGAAAGAAGTTTATAGTGAAAACCCAGAAGGGCATGGAAAGCGTTGCCGCCAATTATATTAAGGAAGCTCTGAGCGATGCCGAAGTCTGGGCTTCTCCACTTGGCTATTCAGGTCTTGTTCTGGTCGAGAGCGGGGATGAAACAGCCCTGGAGAAGATAGAGGGGATTCCTGAGGTCGAGAGGGTGATCCCCGTTGTTGCCGAAGTTCCGGCGGTTCTCGATGAAATAGTCAAGACTGCGGAGTTAGTGGCCCCTATGATAGGTGAGAACGAGACTTTCGCCGTTAGGACTACGAGGAGGGGAAAGCACGACTTCTCGAGCATCGATGTTAACCGCACTTTAGGGGCCAGAATCCAGGAGCTAACGAAGGCTGACGTGGACTTAAGCTGGCCCGATAAGGTTGTCCAGGTTGAGATAATAGGGGATAAAGCGTACATCTCCGTCGTTCCGGGGGAAGAGTTCAGGAAATTCACACCGGATAAGATAGACGCCAGGGAGCTCTTCCGCAAGCTCACCGTAGTCCAGATGCCTTACTGGGGCGACTACAAAGCCTGCCGCTCCTTCGGCGAGAAAATAGGCAGGGCCGCACAGGCCTTTGAGGTCAAGGAGCTCATCATAGCCCCGAAGGAGAAGGTGGACGCTTTCGAACTGGCGGAGTTCATAAAGGGTGTGAGGATAGGTCAGGAGAGCAGACACCAGATCCAGAGGGAGGCCTACCCATGGAAAGTCGATAAGGTTCCCGTTTCGGTGTGGGACCTCCACCAGGTCGTTAGGGATAAGAAGAGGGACAAAAGGCTGCTCATAATCACGGATCCAAAGGGGCCGACGCTGGCTGAGGTCAAGGACCGGCTTGCGAGGGATATGTTCTACGCGAAGGAAATCGTTGTCTTCATCGGTTCACGGGAGGGCATCCCGCGCGGCCTCTTCCGGTTCGCGGACTACGTGGTCGACCTGGCCCCATACATGACGTTTGCAACCGAGCATGGCATTCCCGCGGCGCTGGTCTCGCTCTGGGAGGTCTATGAGGAGTATTTGAGGGGCAGGGAAAAGGGGGAGTGA
- a CDS encoding hydroxymethylglutaryl-CoA synthase, whose product MGKLLRPNREVGIAGYGAYVPMYRIKAEEIDRVWEVSDPPIQEKSVPGLDEDSITIGIEAARNALKRAQIDPKLIRAVWFGTESKPYAVKPSGTVVAAAIGATPDVNAADFEFACKAGTEAIQAAIGFVGSGMADYAMAIGADTSQGRPGDHLEFTASAGGAAYILAPKSSETVAYFEASYSYVTDTPDFWRRQHEHYPRHGNRFTGEPAYFHQILSAARTLMEELNYSPSDFDYAVFHQPNVKFPLTVAEILGIPKEKVLPGLLSGIIGNTYSGATLVGVSAVLDIAKPGDRILWVSFGSGAGSDAFSLVVQDAIEEKRDLAPRTMDYVNRKKYLDYALYAKHRGKYIM is encoded by the coding sequence ATGGGAAAACTGTTGAGGCCAAACCGCGAGGTTGGTATCGCCGGCTACGGCGCCTACGTGCCGATGTATAGAATCAAGGCGGAGGAAATAGACAGGGTCTGGGAAGTCTCGGACCCCCCGATCCAGGAGAAGTCCGTTCCCGGCTTAGATGAGGACTCAATCACGATAGGCATTGAAGCGGCCAGAAACGCCCTCAAGAGGGCTCAAATTGACCCCAAACTTATCCGGGCCGTTTGGTTTGGAACAGAGAGCAAGCCCTACGCCGTCAAGCCGAGCGGAACGGTTGTGGCGGCCGCCATCGGAGCAACCCCCGATGTGAACGCGGCCGACTTTGAGTTTGCGTGCAAGGCAGGAACCGAAGCCATTCAAGCTGCCATAGGCTTCGTCGGCTCCGGAATGGCCGACTATGCCATGGCCATCGGCGCCGACACCTCCCAGGGAAGGCCCGGGGACCACCTCGAGTTCACCGCTTCCGCCGGAGGTGCCGCATACATCCTCGCCCCGAAGAGCTCTGAGACGGTCGCCTACTTCGAGGCGAGCTATTCCTACGTAACCGACACGCCAGACTTCTGGAGGAGGCAGCACGAGCACTACCCGAGGCACGGCAACCGCTTCACCGGCGAGCCGGCGTACTTCCACCAGATACTGAGCGCCGCCAGGACGCTCATGGAGGAGCTCAACTACTCCCCGAGCGACTTTGATTACGCGGTCTTCCACCAGCCCAACGTCAAGTTCCCGCTCACCGTTGCCGAGATACTCGGAATCCCGAAGGAGAAGGTTCTCCCGGGACTGCTCAGCGGGATAATAGGAAACACCTACAGCGGGGCAACTCTCGTCGGTGTTTCGGCAGTCCTCGACATAGCGAAGCCAGGCGACAGGATCCTCTGGGTCTCCTTCGGTTCGGGAGCGGGGAGCGACGCCTTCAGCCTCGTTGTGCAGGATGCAATCGAGGAGAAGAGGGATCTGGCACCCAGAACCATGGACTACGTGAACAGGAAGAAGTACCTTGACTACGCGCTCTATGCCAAGCACAGGGGCAAGTACATAATGTGA